From Callospermophilus lateralis isolate mCalLat2 chromosome 5, mCalLat2.hap1, whole genome shotgun sequence, a single genomic window includes:
- the Otulinl gene encoding inactive ubiquitin thioesterase OTULINL, whose protein sequence is MAAPRNPSRVRERARVRAPAAESDQVHSWTLVTSQVLDTAWRIAKGSVMLAVSLLVATLCYFRRLHLYLEHWLKWWIGYLQRKFKRNLSVEAEVDLLSYCAREWKGETPRAKLMRKAYEELFWRHHIKCVRQVKRDNYDALRSVLFQIFSQGLSFPSWMKEKDIVKLPEKLLFSQGCNWIQQYSFGPEKYTGSNVFGKLRKCVELLKMQWTEFSGIKDYHKRGSMCNILFSDVILEHKLYEALKFIMLYQVTEVYEQMKTNKIIPSLFRLLFSRETSSDPLSFMMNHLNSVGDTCGLEQIDMFILGYSLEVKIKVFRLFKFNSRDFAVWYPEEPLREWPEISLLTENDRHYHIPVF, encoded by the exons ATGGCAGCGCCGAGAAACCCCTCGCGGGTGCGGGAGCGGGCGCGGGTTCGCGCCCCCGCCGCAG aaagTGACCAAGTTCACTCCTGGACACTAGTTACAAGCCAGGTCCTAGATACTGCCTGGAGAATAGCGAAGGGCTCTGTGATGTTGGCAGTTTCACTGTTGGTGGCCACCCTCTGCTATTTCAGAAGGCTGCATTTATATTTAGAGCACTGGCTGAAATG gtgGATTGGATATCTCCAGAGAAAAttcaaaa GGAACCTCAGTGTGGAGGCGGAAGTTGATTTACTCAGTTATTGTGCAAGAGAATGGAAAGGAGAAACACCCCGTGCCAAACTGATGAGGAAG GCTTATGAGGAGCTCTTTTGGAGACACCATATTAAATGTGTTCGACAAGTAAAGAGAGATAACTATGATGCTCTAAGATCAGTGTTATTTCAGATATTTAGCCAAGGCCTCTCTTTTCCATCCTGGATGAAAGAAAAAGATATTGTTAAG CTTCCTGAAAAACTGCTGTTTTCACAAGGTTGTAATTGGATCCAGCAGTATAGTTTTGGTCCTGAGAAGTATACAGGttcaaatgtgtttggaaaattaCGTAAATGTGTGGAATTATTGAAAATGCAG TGGACCGAATTTAGTGGAATTAAAGATTATCACAAGAGAGGAAGTATGTGTAACATCCTTTTTTCTGATGTCATTCTGGAACATAAACTTTATGAAGCTTTAAAGTTCATCATGCTATATCAAGTCACTGAAGTTTATGAACAAATGAAGACTAACAAGATCATTCCCAGTCTTTTTAGACTCCTGTTTTCCAGGGAGACATCATCAGATCCTTTGAGCTTTATGATGAATCACCTGAATTCTGTAGGTGACACGTGTGGATTAGAACAG ATTGATATGTTTATACTTGGATATTCCCTTGAAGTAAAGATAAAAGTGTTCCGACTGTTCAAGTTTAACTCCAGAGATTTTGCAGTCTGGTATCCAGAGGAGCCTCTCAGGGAGTGGCCAGAGATCTCCCTGCTGACTGAGAATGACCGTCACTATCACATTCCTGTCTTTTAA